In Rathayibacter sp. VKM Ac-2762, one DNA window encodes the following:
- the mnmA gene encoding tRNA 2-thiouridine(34) synthase MnmA — protein MKVLAAMSGGVDSAVAAARAVEAGHDVVGVHLALSRMPGTLRTGSRGCCTIEDSMDAQRAANVLGIPYYVWDFSERFKLDVVDDFVAEYSAGRTPNPCMRCNERIKFAALLEKALDLGFDAVCTGHYASLRTAADGSPELHRASDEAKDQSYVLGVLTEQQLRHSMFPLGSTPSKAIVRAEAAERGLSVASKPDSYDICFIPDGDTRGWLAERVAPETGAVVDRDGAVVGSHEGAHGYTVGQRRGLHLGVPAPDGRPRFVLEVRPVSNEVVVGPREALRIGEIAGERFTWAGAAPEDADAPFRCDVQIRAHADPVPASAVVSHVDGRVELVITPDSPLDGVAPGQTAVVYLGTRVLGQCTIDRTVAADAAVLR, from the coding sequence GTGAAGGTTCTGGCGGCGATGAGCGGTGGAGTGGACTCGGCGGTGGCCGCGGCCCGCGCGGTGGAGGCGGGGCACGACGTGGTGGGCGTGCACCTCGCCCTGAGCAGGATGCCCGGCACGCTGCGCACCGGCAGCCGGGGGTGCTGCACGATCGAGGACTCGATGGACGCGCAGCGCGCCGCGAACGTCCTCGGCATCCCGTACTACGTGTGGGACTTCTCCGAGCGGTTCAAGCTGGACGTCGTCGACGACTTCGTCGCCGAGTACTCGGCGGGCCGCACCCCGAACCCCTGCATGCGCTGCAACGAGCGGATCAAGTTCGCCGCCCTGCTCGAGAAGGCTCTCGACCTCGGCTTCGACGCGGTCTGCACCGGCCACTACGCCTCCCTCCGCACCGCCGCCGACGGCTCCCCGGAGCTCCACCGCGCGAGCGACGAGGCGAAGGACCAGTCCTACGTCCTCGGCGTGCTGACGGAGCAGCAGCTGCGGCACTCGATGTTCCCGCTCGGCTCCACGCCGTCCAAGGCGATCGTGCGCGCGGAGGCGGCGGAGCGGGGCCTCAGCGTCGCGAGCAAGCCCGACAGCTACGACATCTGCTTCATCCCCGACGGCGACACCCGCGGCTGGCTCGCCGAGCGCGTCGCCCCCGAGACCGGAGCGGTCGTCGATCGGGACGGCGCGGTGGTCGGCTCCCACGAGGGCGCCCACGGGTACACGGTGGGCCAGCGCCGGGGCCTGCACCTCGGCGTCCCCGCGCCCGATGGACGGCCCCGCTTCGTCCTGGAGGTGCGGCCGGTGAGCAACGAGGTCGTGGTCGGTCCGCGCGAGGCTCTGCGCATCGGCGAGATCGCCGGCGAGCGGTTCACCTGGGCGGGCGCCGCTCCCGAGGACGCGGACGCGCCCTTCCGCTGCGACGTCCAGATCCGCGCGCACGCCGACCCGGTCCCCGCCTCCGCGGTTGTGTCGCACGTCGATGGCAGGGTGGAGCTCGTGATCACTCCGGACTCGCCGCTCGACGGCGTCGCCCCCGGCCAGACGGCCGTCGTCTACCTCGGCACCCGCGTGCTGGGCCAGTGCACGATCGACCGCACGGTCGCTGCCGACGCCGCGGTGCTCCGATGA
- the ligA gene encoding NAD-dependent DNA ligase LigA, translated as MSAVEPAARVEELRARIRSASDDYYAADSSPLSDAEYDALVRELAALEAEHPELAAEDSPTRTVGGIVGAGLAPIDHAERMLSLDNVFSAEELREWCEKTVASADRPVAWLTELKIDGLAISLHYENGRLVTAATRGDGRTGEDVTVNALRVAGIPERLSGEGHPALVEVRGEVFIPVAAFAELNALQETLRDEAVEEARTRWSSRPPATRGVFEEEKARTSALRRFPTFANPRNAASGGLRQQLDKKSGLDLRAGEARVGSLALYVHGIGAWPDPPVATQSEVYGLLSSWGLPVSGHNRVSASVEEVLAFVERYGRERHSVEHEIDGVVVKVDELELHDELGATSRAPRWAIAYKYPPEEVHTKLLDIVVSVGRTGRATPFAQMTKVKVAGSEVRQATLHNADVVKAKGVLIGDTVVLRKAGDVIPEVLGPVVELRDGSEREFVMPTQCPECGTTLAPAKEGDVDLRCPNAESCPAQVRGRVEHIGSRGALDIEALGEVSAAALTQPLVPAEPPLRTEAGLFELTVADLFPIEVVVRDSETGLQKLDAKGDPKVVTPFKRKRQLAKDGAFDPEAGAFAGDAASVPSTNALRLIENIERAKTKELWRLLVSLSIRHVGPVAARALAGYFGSLDAIRGASRDELAAVDGVGGIIADALIAWFEVDWHVEIVDRWAAAGVRFATPGHPGPGAADSAGGVLAGLTVVATGSLEGYSREGAQEAILAAGGKAGSSVSKKTDYVAAGPGAGSKLGKAEALGLRIITAAEFHLLVTEGPDAIALPEEASADAPEEASADAPEEAAAGPDGDVAGASRSDASPEDDAVPETDAVPDAAAPSTEEPTGPDA; from the coding sequence ATGAGCGCCGTCGAGCCCGCCGCCCGCGTCGAGGAGCTGCGGGCGCGGATCCGGTCGGCGAGCGACGACTACTACGCGGCCGACTCCTCGCCGCTGTCCGACGCCGAGTACGACGCCTTGGTGCGCGAGCTCGCCGCGCTCGAGGCCGAGCACCCCGAGCTCGCCGCCGAGGACTCGCCGACGCGGACCGTCGGCGGGATCGTCGGAGCGGGCCTCGCCCCGATCGACCACGCCGAGCGGATGCTCTCCCTCGACAACGTGTTCTCGGCCGAGGAGCTGCGCGAGTGGTGCGAGAAGACGGTGGCCTCGGCCGACCGCCCCGTCGCCTGGCTCACGGAGCTCAAGATCGACGGGCTCGCGATCTCCCTCCACTACGAGAACGGCCGCCTCGTCACGGCGGCGACCCGGGGCGACGGCCGCACCGGCGAGGACGTCACCGTCAACGCCCTCCGCGTCGCGGGCATCCCGGAGCGCCTCTCCGGCGAGGGCCACCCGGCACTCGTCGAGGTCCGCGGCGAGGTCTTCATCCCCGTGGCCGCCTTCGCCGAGCTGAACGCCCTCCAGGAGACGCTGCGCGACGAGGCGGTCGAGGAGGCGCGGACCCGCTGGTCGTCCCGCCCGCCCGCCACCCGAGGCGTCTTCGAGGAGGAGAAGGCGCGCACGAGCGCGCTGCGGCGCTTCCCGACCTTCGCCAACCCGCGGAACGCGGCGAGCGGCGGCCTCCGCCAGCAGCTCGACAAGAAGTCGGGTCTCGACCTGCGCGCCGGCGAGGCGCGCGTCGGCTCCCTCGCGCTCTACGTGCACGGCATCGGCGCCTGGCCGGACCCGCCTGTCGCGACCCAGTCCGAGGTCTATGGGCTCCTCTCCTCCTGGGGACTGCCGGTCAGCGGCCACAACCGCGTCTCGGCCTCGGTGGAGGAGGTGCTCGCCTTCGTCGAGCGCTACGGCCGCGAGCGGCACTCGGTCGAGCACGAGATCGACGGCGTGGTCGTGAAGGTGGACGAGCTCGAGCTGCACGACGAGCTCGGCGCCACCAGCCGGGCGCCGCGCTGGGCGATCGCCTACAAGTACCCGCCCGAGGAGGTCCACACGAAGCTCCTCGACATCGTCGTGAGCGTCGGGCGCACCGGCCGCGCGACGCCGTTCGCCCAGATGACCAAGGTGAAGGTCGCGGGGTCCGAGGTGCGCCAGGCCACGCTGCACAACGCCGACGTGGTCAAGGCCAAGGGCGTGCTCATCGGCGACACGGTCGTGCTGCGGAAGGCCGGGGACGTCATCCCCGAGGTGCTCGGCCCGGTGGTGGAGCTCCGCGACGGCTCCGAGCGCGAGTTCGTGATGCCGACGCAGTGCCCCGAGTGCGGCACCACGCTCGCTCCGGCCAAGGAGGGCGACGTCGACCTGCGCTGCCCCAACGCGGAGTCCTGCCCCGCGCAGGTCCGCGGGCGCGTCGAGCACATCGGCAGCCGCGGCGCGCTCGACATCGAGGCGCTCGGCGAGGTCAGTGCCGCCGCCCTGACCCAGCCCCTGGTGCCCGCCGAGCCGCCGCTGCGGACCGAGGCCGGCCTGTTCGAGCTCACGGTAGCCGATCTCTTCCCGATCGAGGTCGTCGTCCGCGACTCCGAGACGGGTCTGCAGAAGCTCGACGCGAAGGGCGATCCGAAGGTCGTCACGCCCTTCAAGCGCAAGCGGCAGCTCGCCAAGGACGGCGCCTTCGACCCGGAGGCGGGAGCCTTCGCGGGGGACGCCGCTTCCGTGCCCTCCACCAACGCCCTCCGGCTGATCGAGAACATCGAGCGGGCGAAGACCAAGGAGCTGTGGCGCCTGCTGGTCTCGCTCAGCATCCGGCACGTCGGCCCGGTCGCGGCGCGCGCGCTGGCGGGCTACTTCGGCTCGCTCGACGCGATCCGCGGGGCGAGCCGCGACGAGCTCGCCGCGGTCGACGGGGTGGGCGGGATCATCGCCGACGCTCTGATCGCCTGGTTCGAGGTCGACTGGCACGTCGAGATCGTCGACCGCTGGGCCGCGGCCGGAGTGCGCTTCGCCACGCCCGGCCACCCCGGGCCCGGTGCCGCGGACTCCGCCGGCGGGGTGCTCGCGGGTCTCACGGTCGTGGCGACCGGCAGCCTGGAGGGGTACTCCCGCGAGGGGGCGCAGGAGGCCATCCTCGCGGCCGGCGGCAAGGCCGGCTCGAGCGTCTCCAAGAAGACCGACTACGTCGCCGCCGGTCCCGGCGCCGGCAGCAAGCTCGGCAAGGCCGAGGCCCTGGGGCTCCGGATCATCACCGCGGCCGAGTTCCACCTCCTGGTGACGGAGGGACCGGACGCGATCGCGCTGCCGGAGGAGGCGTCCGCCGACGCTCCGGAGGAGGCGTCCGCCGACGCTCCGGAGGAGGCCGCCGCCGGCCCGGACGGGGACGTCGCCGGCGCATCGCGCTCCGACGCCTCGCCGGAGGACGACGCCGTGCCGGAGACCGACGCCGTCCCGGACGCGGCCGCCCCGAGCACGGAGGAGCCGACCGGGCCCGATGCCTGA
- a CDS encoding alkaline phosphatase family protein, translating to MPDAGGGERRAFLRRSLADAASLALDAAARPTAAERRTAEALGRIDHLVVLSFAGRSRDQVLAALDDPDGPVFTGDTDAVMTAPGPDDPPGARFAPEMLPVHALLATAFARADHWRADGRDPLPAALRAARETGTGWALAVDERQGVSITLLADPEWPHRDPGAAGSRGGRLLPIDALAAEAAAGTLPPLVLVEPRSLVDPADFADAAAAGTDRSADARLAEQLLHVVFDAVRDGERAGRRMLLLVTARGSAERPGTVPALVLASAVPSGARIGVPLGPETPAQLVRARAGVRRALVDPQVRELAALLSGPDRPSRAGPARRRRSRRPRVGRRLRDAARRAHVDPEPEAGLLARVRSRRPGRVATLRAGAGGAGEAAEMTSERTPAEHDDEAPRSRSRRRFLAGTAAAGVGAGALAGGAIGAAVASGPRREEEPRLPARTEPGFDHVVVIMFENRSFDNVLGRLYGPDDLPAGESFEGLLPDERTNTSAGGLTVGTHVYEGATDSVMRQPDPDPGEEYPHVNTQLFGTVDPPENAGRTVGAMTAPFNAPADASAPTMSGFLEDYVQHLRVMKKGQEPTAEEARTIMGGFSPEMLPVFSTLAREFAVFDQWFCAVPSQTFCNRSFLHASTSHGFVTNKQSGGYEKWLADDLADAPTVFNRLEEAGRTWRVYFDALQVVSYTGFLHAPVLEKYWKTHFSTMDRFYADVENGELPDYAFLEPRLIFDHNDMHPPTGVLHEDEVDGTPVYDSALSDVRAGELLLHQVYSAIRESASTTGSNAVNTLLLATFDEHGGLYDHVPPPSATPPGDGREGEMGFAFDRLGCRVPAIAVSAYTRAGTIVHDELHHGAVIRTLSALHGLEPLTARDASAPDLFGVLTLDEPRQIGDWPTTVPQYLPPNPESAPAHPAHVNRDKPLSPPAVGLMGLLLARYGEPGEDLPTTYEGAYNALLKHGASLFGGS from the coding sequence ATGCCTGACGCGGGCGGCGGGGAGCGGCGTGCGTTCCTGCGCCGCTCCCTCGCCGACGCAGCGTCGCTCGCGCTCGACGCCGCGGCTCGGCCCACCGCCGCCGAGCGCCGGACCGCCGAGGCGCTGGGCCGGATCGACCACCTGGTCGTGCTCTCCTTCGCCGGCCGCAGCCGCGACCAGGTCCTCGCCGCGCTCGACGATCCGGACGGCCCGGTGTTCACCGGTGATACGGACGCCGTGATGACCGCGCCCGGCCCGGACGATCCTCCGGGCGCGCGCTTCGCCCCCGAGATGCTGCCGGTGCACGCGCTCCTCGCCACGGCCTTCGCGCGGGCCGACCACTGGCGCGCCGACGGCCGCGATCCGCTGCCGGCGGCCCTGCGCGCGGCCCGGGAGACCGGCACCGGCTGGGCTCTCGCGGTCGACGAGCGGCAGGGCGTCTCGATCACGCTCCTCGCCGATCCGGAGTGGCCCCACCGCGATCCGGGCGCCGCCGGCTCCCGCGGCGGGCGCCTCCTTCCCATCGACGCGCTGGCCGCCGAGGCCGCAGCCGGCACCCTGCCTCCGCTCGTCCTGGTCGAGCCGCGGTCCCTCGTCGATCCGGCCGACTTCGCCGACGCCGCAGCCGCCGGCACCGATCGATCCGCCGATGCGCGCCTCGCGGAGCAGCTGCTGCACGTCGTGTTCGACGCCGTCCGCGACGGGGAGCGGGCGGGGCGGCGGATGCTGCTCCTCGTCACCGCGCGGGGGAGCGCGGAGCGGCCCGGCACGGTGCCGGCGCTCGTGCTCGCCTCGGCCGTCCCCTCGGGTGCACGGATCGGCGTGCCGCTCGGTCCGGAGACTCCCGCGCAGCTCGTCCGCGCCCGGGCGGGCGTGCGCCGGGCGCTCGTCGATCCGCAGGTCCGAGAGCTGGCCGCACTCCTCAGCGGTCCCGACCGCCCCTCGCGCGCTGGCCCCGCACGGCGCCGGCGTTCGCGCCGCCCGCGGGTCGGGCGGCGCCTCCGCGACGCGGCCCGCCGCGCGCACGTCGACCCCGAGCCGGAGGCCGGACTGCTCGCCCGCGTTCGGAGCCGCCGTCCCGGGCGCGTCGCTACACTCCGAGCAGGCGCAGGCGGCGCAGGAGAGGCGGCGGAGATGACCAGCGAGCGGACTCCCGCGGAGCACGACGACGAAGCTCCGCGCTCCCGCTCGCGCCGCCGCTTCCTGGCCGGCACCGCCGCCGCCGGAGTCGGAGCCGGAGCCCTCGCCGGCGGCGCGATCGGCGCGGCCGTCGCCTCCGGCCCCCGCCGCGAGGAGGAGCCGCGACTGCCCGCCCGCACGGAGCCGGGATTCGACCACGTCGTCGTGATCATGTTCGAGAACCGCTCCTTCGACAACGTCCTCGGCCGCCTCTACGGACCGGACGACCTGCCCGCGGGCGAGAGCTTCGAGGGCCTCCTCCCCGACGAGCGGACGAACACCAGCGCCGGGGGACTGACCGTCGGCACGCACGTCTACGAGGGCGCCACCGACTCCGTGATGCGCCAGCCCGACCCGGACCCGGGCGAGGAGTACCCACACGTCAACACCCAGCTCTTCGGCACGGTGGATCCGCCCGAGAACGCCGGCCGAACCGTAGGCGCCATGACCGCGCCCTTCAACGCGCCCGCCGACGCCTCCGCCCCGACGATGAGCGGCTTCCTCGAGGACTACGTCCAGCACCTGAGGGTGATGAAGAAGGGGCAGGAGCCCACGGCGGAGGAGGCGCGGACGATCATGGGCGGCTTCTCGCCGGAGATGCTGCCCGTCTTCTCCACCCTCGCCCGCGAATTCGCCGTCTTCGACCAGTGGTTCTGCGCCGTCCCCTCCCAGACCTTCTGCAATCGGTCCTTCCTGCACGCGTCGACCTCGCACGGCTTCGTCACCAACAAGCAGAGCGGCGGCTACGAGAAGTGGCTCGCGGACGACCTGGCCGACGCGCCGACGGTGTTCAACCGCCTCGAGGAGGCGGGGAGGACCTGGCGCGTCTACTTCGACGCACTGCAGGTGGTCTCCTACACCGGCTTCCTGCACGCGCCGGTGCTCGAGAAGTATTGGAAGACCCACTTCTCGACGATGGACCGCTTCTACGCCGACGTGGAGAACGGCGAGCTGCCCGACTACGCCTTCCTCGAGCCGCGGCTCATCTTCGACCACAACGACATGCACCCGCCGACCGGGGTCCTGCACGAGGACGAGGTCGACGGCACGCCCGTCTACGACAGCGCGCTGTCCGACGTCCGCGCCGGCGAGCTGCTGCTGCACCAGGTGTACTCGGCGATCCGGGAGAGCGCGAGCACGACCGGCTCGAACGCGGTGAACACGCTCCTGCTGGCGACCTTCGACGAGCACGGCGGCCTCTACGACCACGTCCCCCCGCCGTCGGCGACTCCGCCGGGCGACGGCCGCGAGGGCGAGATGGGCTTCGCCTTCGACCGGCTCGGCTGCCGCGTGCCGGCGATCGCGGTCTCGGCGTACACGAGGGCCGGCACGATCGTGCACGACGAGCTGCACCACGGCGCCGTGATCCGGACCCTCAGCGCCCTGCACGGCCTCGAGCCGCTGACCGCTCGCGACGCCTCCGCCCCGGACCTCTTCGGGGTGCTGACCCTCGACGAGCCGCGGCAGATCGGCGACTGGCCGACCACGGTGCCGCAGTACCTGCCCCCGAACCCCGAGTCGGCACCGGCGCATCCAGCGCACGTGAACCGCGACAAGCCGCTAAGCCCGCCCGCCGTCGGCCTGATGGGCCTGCTGCTGGCCCGGTACGGCGAGCCCGGCGAGGACCTGCCGACCACCTACGAGGGGGCGTACAACGCACTCCTGAAGCACGGCGCCAGCCTCTTCGGCGGCTCCTGA
- the gatC gene encoding Asp-tRNA(Asn)/Glu-tRNA(Gln) amidotransferase subunit GatC, with protein sequence MSEITADTVAHLAQLARIDLTSDEIGSLTRELGQIVDSVRAVQAVATPDVPATSHPIPLENVFRPDVVGETLTLEQALSGAPEHDGSRFQVSAILGEEQ encoded by the coding sequence ATGTCCGAGATCACGGCCGACACGGTCGCCCATCTGGCCCAGCTGGCCAGGATCGACCTCACTTCCGACGAGATCGGGAGCCTCACCAGGGAGCTCGGCCAGATCGTCGACTCCGTGCGCGCGGTCCAGGCCGTCGCCACGCCCGACGTGCCGGCGACCAGCCACCCGATCCCGCTCGAGAACGTCTTCCGGCCCGACGTGGTCGGCGAGACCCTCACGCTCGAGCAGGCCCTCTCCGGCGCGCCCGAGCACGACGGCAGCCGCTTCCAGGTCTCCGCGATCCTGGGGGAGGAGCAGTGA
- the gatA gene encoding Asp-tRNA(Asn)/Glu-tRNA(Gln) amidotransferase subunit GatA: protein MSAHGDELVRLSASALSEKLADGSVSSVEATRAHLERIDAVDGAVHAFLHVAREGAVASAEAIDRRRADGESLHPLAGVPLAVKDVIVTNDMPTTSGSRILEGWRPPYDATVMRKVREAGLVPIGKTNMDEFAMGSTTERSAYGPTHNPWDLDRIPGGSGGGSAAAVASYEAPLALGSDTGGSIRQPAHVTGTVGVKPTYGGVSRYGAIALASSLDQIGPVSRTVLDSALLHDVIAGHDPRDSTSLRDSWPSFADAVRRADVTGLRIGVVKELDGGEGFQPGVLARFHEALEILQGAGAEVVEVSLPSVEHAVAAYYLILPAEASSNLAKFDSVRFGLRVTPEGGGTVEQVMSATREQGFGPEVKRRIILGTYALSAGYYDAYYGSAQKVRTLVQRDFDAAFANVDVIASPTAPTTAYRLGEKLDDPLAMYRGDVATIPANLAGIPGISVPAGLADEDGLPVGIQFLAPAREDVRLYTVGAALEALLEEKWGRPLLAQAPDLTHSVLSATEEGAV, encoded by the coding sequence GTGAGCGCGCACGGCGACGAGCTCGTCCGCCTCAGCGCGTCCGCCCTCTCCGAGAAGCTGGCCGACGGCTCGGTCTCCTCGGTCGAGGCCACCCGCGCCCACCTCGAGCGCATCGACGCGGTCGACGGAGCGGTCCACGCCTTCCTCCACGTCGCGCGCGAGGGCGCGGTCGCGTCCGCCGAGGCGATCGACCGCCGGCGGGCCGACGGCGAGTCGCTGCACCCCCTCGCCGGAGTGCCTCTCGCCGTCAAGGACGTCATCGTCACGAACGACATGCCGACCACGAGCGGCTCCCGCATCCTCGAGGGCTGGCGCCCGCCCTACGACGCGACCGTCATGCGCAAGGTCCGCGAGGCCGGGCTGGTCCCGATCGGCAAGACCAACATGGACGAGTTCGCGATGGGCTCGACCACCGAGCGCAGCGCCTACGGCCCCACCCACAACCCGTGGGACCTCGACCGCATCCCCGGCGGCTCCGGCGGCGGATCCGCCGCGGCCGTCGCGAGCTACGAGGCGCCCCTGGCCCTCGGCTCGGACACCGGGGGATCGATCCGCCAGCCCGCGCACGTGACCGGCACCGTCGGCGTGAAGCCGACCTACGGCGGCGTGTCCCGCTACGGAGCGATCGCGCTCGCCTCGAGCCTCGACCAGATCGGCCCCGTCTCCCGGACGGTCCTCGACTCCGCCCTGCTGCACGACGTCATCGCGGGCCACGACCCGCGCGACTCGACGTCGCTGCGCGACTCCTGGCCCTCCTTCGCCGACGCGGTGCGCCGCGCCGACGTGACGGGCCTCCGGATCGGCGTGGTCAAGGAGCTCGACGGCGGCGAGGGCTTCCAGCCCGGCGTGCTGGCGCGCTTCCACGAGGCGCTCGAGATCCTGCAGGGCGCCGGAGCCGAGGTCGTCGAGGTGAGCCTCCCGAGCGTCGAGCACGCGGTCGCCGCCTACTACCTGATCCTCCCCGCGGAGGCCTCCAGCAACCTCGCCAAGTTCGACTCGGTCCGGTTCGGCCTCCGCGTCACGCCGGAGGGCGGCGGCACGGTCGAGCAGGTCATGTCCGCGACCCGCGAGCAGGGCTTCGGCCCCGAGGTCAAGCGCCGGATCATCCTCGGCACCTACGCGCTCTCGGCCGGCTACTACGACGCCTACTACGGCAGCGCGCAGAAGGTCCGGACCCTGGTGCAGCGGGACTTCGACGCGGCCTTCGCCAACGTCGACGTGATCGCCTCGCCGACGGCGCCGACGACCGCCTACCGCCTCGGCGAGAAGCTCGACGACCCGCTGGCGATGTACCGCGGCGACGTCGCGACCATCCCGGCGAACCTGGCCGGCATCCCCGGCATCTCCGTCCCCGCCGGCCTCGCCGACGAGGACGGGCTGCCCGTCGGCATCCAGTTCCTCGCTCCCGCCCGGGAGGACGTGCGCCTCTACACCGTGGGCGCCGCGCTCGAGGCGCTGCTCGAGGAGAAGTGGGGCCGCCCGCTCCTCGCGCAGGCCCCCGACCTGACCCACTCCGTGCTCTCCGCGACCGAGGAAGGTGCCGTCTGA
- the gatB gene encoding Asp-tRNA(Asn)/Glu-tRNA(Gln) amidotransferase subunit GatB produces MASAHTSAPELMDYDEVFETFEPVLGFEVHVELNTKTKMFSDAPNEFGSEPNTNVTPVDLGLPGSLPVVNEQAVRYSISLGLALGCSIAPSSRFARKNYFYPDLAKNYQISQFDEPIAFEGSVEIELADGSLVQIPIERAHMEEDAGKLTHVGGATGRIQGAEYSLVDYNRAGVPLVEIVTKPIYGAGKSAPEYAKAYVATIRDIVLALGISDAKMERGNLRCDANVSLRPIGQEKLGTRTETKNVNSLRSVERAVRYEIQRQAAILAAGGTITQETRHWHEDTGRTSAGRPKSDADDYRYFPEPDLLPVVPSPELIEELRAALPEKPADRRRRLKQEWGFTDLEFQDVANSGLLVEITETVSAGAAPQAARKWWTGEIARLANAAGEDPASLVTPAQVAELAGLIESGTLTDRLAREVLQGVIAGEGTPQEVVDARGLAVVSDDGALIEAIDAALASQPDVLAKIRDGKVQAAGAVIGAVMKAMKGQADAARVRELVLERAAG; encoded by the coding sequence ATGGCCTCCGCGCACACGTCCGCTCCCGAGCTGATGGACTACGACGAGGTCTTCGAGACCTTCGAGCCGGTGCTCGGCTTCGAGGTGCACGTCGAGCTCAACACGAAGACCAAGATGTTCTCGGACGCGCCGAACGAGTTCGGGTCCGAGCCCAACACGAACGTGACCCCGGTCGACCTCGGCCTCCCGGGCTCGCTGCCGGTCGTGAACGAGCAGGCCGTCCGCTACTCGATCAGCCTCGGCCTCGCCCTGGGCTGCTCGATCGCCCCGTCCAGCCGCTTCGCGCGCAAGAACTACTTCTACCCGGACCTGGCGAAGAACTACCAGATCTCGCAGTTCGACGAGCCGATCGCCTTCGAGGGCTCGGTCGAGATCGAGCTGGCCGACGGCTCGCTCGTGCAGATCCCGATCGAGCGCGCGCACATGGAGGAGGACGCCGGCAAGCTCACGCACGTCGGCGGCGCCACCGGCCGCATCCAGGGCGCCGAGTACTCGCTCGTGGACTACAACCGCGCGGGGGTCCCGCTCGTCGAGATCGTCACGAAGCCGATCTACGGCGCGGGGAAGAGCGCGCCCGAGTACGCGAAGGCCTACGTCGCGACGATCCGCGACATCGTGCTGGCGCTCGGCATCTCGGACGCCAAGATGGAGCGCGGCAACCTGCGCTGCGACGCGAACGTCTCGCTCCGCCCGATCGGCCAGGAGAAGCTCGGCACCCGCACCGAGACCAAGAACGTCAACTCGCTCCGCTCGGTCGAGCGCGCCGTCCGCTACGAGATCCAGCGCCAGGCGGCGATCCTCGCCGCGGGCGGCACGATCACGCAGGAGACGCGCCACTGGCACGAGGACACCGGCCGCACCTCCGCGGGCCGGCCCAAGAGCGACGCCGACGACTACCGCTACTTCCCGGAGCCCGACCTGCTCCCGGTCGTGCCGAGCCCGGAGTTGATCGAGGAGCTGCGCGCCGCGCTCCCCGAGAAGCCCGCCGACCGCCGTCGCCGCCTCAAGCAGGAGTGGGGCTTCACCGACCTCGAGTTCCAGGACGTCGCCAACAGCGGCCTGCTGGTCGAGATCACCGAGACCGTCTCCGCGGGAGCCGCTCCGCAGGCGGCCCGCAAGTGGTGGACCGGGGAGATCGCGCGCCTCGCGAACGCGGCGGGCGAGGACCCGGCCTCCCTGGTCACCCCGGCCCAGGTCGCCGAGCTCGCCGGTCTGATCGAGAGCGGCACGCTGACCGACCGCCTCGCCCGCGAGGTCCTCCAGGGCGTCATCGCCGGAGAGGGCACCCCGCAGGAGGTCGTCGACGCCCGTGGACTCGCGGTCGTCTCGGACGACGGAGCGCTCATCGAGGCGATCGACGCGGCACTGGCCTCGCAGCCCGACGTGCTCGCGAAGATCCGCGACGGCAAGGTGCAGGCCGCCGGTGCCGTGATCGGTGCCGTGATGAAGGCCATGAAGGGGCAGGCCGACGCCGCCCGCGTCCGCGAGCTCGTCCTGGAGCGCGCGGCCGGCTGA